The Desulfosalsimonas propionicica genome segment CTTCACCCCGTGGTTGATAATGCGCTTTAGCAAGACAAGCACCTGTTTTGCGGTGGCCGGTGCCAGATTCTTTTTTTTCAGAAGATTTCGCCGCAGCCGGTCAATATCCAGGGTAACGAGTTCACCAGGGGTTTTATCTGCAAACACCGGCTTTAAATGGCTTTGCCAGCGGTAACGATCATCCCGGATGCTTTTGTTGTCTGCCTTTGCCTTTTCAAATTCCTGCCACAACCGCTGCATGGTAGGCTTGCCCGCTTCGGCCTTTTTCTGTGCTTCCTTCTTTGCCTTTTCTTCCTTCCGGGTCAACCGGCGGCCCTCGATCAAATCAGTTCGGATGCGGGCGGCCTTGGCAGGGGTCATATTGTCGCGATACTGACCACCCACCTTTTCTTCCAGCTTTTTGTCACCCCGCTTGAAAGTGACGTAATACATTTTTTCAATGCCCTTGCCACCCGGTCGGGTGACGTCACGAAAATAAACGCCGGTGCGGTCTGTTTTTTTTCTTTTTGTGTCAGCCATGCTTGCCCCCTTCAAAATTTTTCCACCCTTATTTCCACCCCCCAGAATCAAAAACATGGGTAATGGATAGCAAAGGGTAAAAGCCGGGTCAAGCTCTAATTTCTTGATATTCAGGGATTTAAAGTATTAGGCAGGAAAAAATAGAAAATGGCAGAAAGCAGAATTTCACGGACTTCGAATCCGTAGGCCGCAGGTTCGAATCCTGCCGGGCGCGCCAGCAACTCAGGCATCTGAAATCAGACTTTTTACGGTGCCATCAGAATTTCTGTTTCCCTATTATTTTAAAAGCTTTAAGTCCATTTTGGCTTTAAAAATCTGAAATGCTCAGGATTCGTTTCCGGCCCCATCCAGCACCTTTCGAACTGTCCCGGCCATTTTGTCCCTGAGCACCGGCTTTAGCAAAAATGCGTCAATTTCCGGATTGCCGTTTTTTTTCTCAATGTGTTCGCTAAACCCGGTACACAAAATAATGGGCATTTCAGGCCGCAGTTTTTTGAACTCCCTTGCCAGCATGTCGCCGGTCATGGTCGGCATGGTCATATCCGTTATCACCAGGTCGATTTTTCCGGGTTGTGCCTTAAACGCCTGCAGCGCCTCCATGCTGCTGGTGCGGGCAATGATCGTATAGCCCAGACTCGCCAGGCTTTGCTGTTCCATTTCAACAATGGGCAGTTCGTCGTCAACCAGGAGGATGCATTCCGAACCCCGCGGGAGGGCTGTTTTATTTAAATTCCCGGGTTGTGGTTTCTTTCCCCGGATAAGCGGAAAGTATACATGAAAGGTTGATCCTTTGCCCACCCGGCTTTCAGCCTCGATGTATCCGTTGTGGCTTTTGACGATTCCGTGGACAATGGACAGACCCAGGCCCGTTCCCAGTCCTTTTTCCCGGGTGGTGAAATAGGGCTCGAATATGCGGTTGATGTGTTTTTCGGGTATGCCGGCACCGGTATCGCTTACTGCGATATGAGCATAGTCCCCCGGTCTCAGACCGGGGTTTCTGTTTTGGATGCTATTGTCAAAGCGGGTGGCTTCAATCGTTACTGTCATTGTCCCCACGCCATTTTCCATGGCATGCTTGGCGTTGGTGGCCAGGTTGATGATTATCTGGTGAAGCTGGGTGGGATCTGCATTGATCATCAGGTTATTATCGGAAATGTTTTCCACCAGGTCAATGGACGAGGGCAGGGTGGAGCGAAGCATTTTCAGGGCCTCTTTGATCATAGAGACGACAGAAACAGGGCGGGCGTCTTCTTCTATCGGCCGGGCAAGGGTGAGGATCTGTCGAATCAGGTCTTTGGCCCGCAGGCCGGCCTCGTTTATCCTGGCCAGGTTCTGATGAGGCAGCGAGTCTTTTTCCAAATGATCCTTCGTAAGCTCGGCATACCCGATAACCGATGAAAGGATGTTGTTAAAATCATGGGCAATGCCGCCGGCCAGGGTGCCGATGGCTTCCATCTGATGGGCGTGGCGAAGCCGGGCCTGAAGGCGTTGTTTTTCTTTCTCGGCGATTTTGCGTTCGGTCACATCCCGGGCGATGCCCCTGTATTTCAAAGGGCTTGCCTGGTCATCTTTTACAAGGGTAAGAGAGCTTTCGATATGGCGGATCGAGCCGTCTTTTCCGATCAATTCCCAATCGATAAATCGCCAGGGTTCGCCGGTTTTGTTCACAGACATCACGGCCCGGGAGATTTTTTTCCTGTTTTTTTGATCCATGAAATTTTTGGCCGGCATTCCAATCAATTCCTCCCTGGAACAGCCAAGTATCCTGCAAAGGGCCTGGTTGCAGAACAGGATCTTATGGTCCATGTCAATTTCATAAAATCCATCCTCGATGCTTTCAAGGATGTTTCGGTATCTTTGTTCGCTTTCCTGAAGGGCCTGCTCCATATTTTTTCGTTCGGTAATATCCACCAGCATTCCCTGAATGCCGGTGATTTCTCCGTTTTGGAAAATGCCCCGGGCGTTGGACATCACCCACACATACCCGCCGTCTTTGGTCAGGTAGCGGTATTCCGTTGCCACCCCCTTGCCTGAGGCGACTTTTTCAAAAAAGTCAAGCCGGTTGGGCAGGTCTTCGGGACAGACAAAGTCGATATAGCAGCGGCCGATGATTTCATCAGGCCTGTAGCCACTGATTTTTTCCACATTGGGTGTGATGTAGGTCACTGTGGCATCGAAATCAGTGAGATACAGGACTTCATTGAGGTTTTCGATGAGCTGGCGATAGGTGTCCCGCTGATCTTTGAGATTTTTTACCTGTTTTTTGAGGGCATTGTTTTCCTCCTGCAGGCGCTGGATTTGCTGCTGGGAATTTTTGCAATCAGGGCTTGAATCCATCATATGCTCCGACAGAAAGGGTAAAATCAAAACAAGGATATGTATGCAAAAAAGAGTTACTACAAAATTTCATAGTTTTACAACCCCAATGTTATCTTTTTTTATACACCTATTCTTGGATAAAGATGAATGCATATAAAATCGAACGCTTATTAAAAAATGTAGGTGTTTTCGCTGAAGACAAAGCCTGCCTGTTTTTTTTCGTTTTTTCCAAAATTTTGAAAACAATGACCACGGGCAGGGATGGGCTGCTTGGCTTCAGGCTGGAAAGGACACAACTCGGGGTTGATGTAAATGGCAGTACATGATTGAAAACAGGGCGGGTTGGATTCGAACTTTTGGCAGGCCTTATAAAAGCCCCCGGCCCTGGTACCACTTCATGGTCTGAACAAGGCCTTGGCTGAGGCTGACCCGTGGCCTGAATCCAAGCTCATTTCTGGCACGCTGGAGATCCCAGCCCCGATTGGTCGTAAACCCCGTCCCCCCGGTCACCAGAACCTTCATAGATTGCTCCTTTGTGTTTTATCAGCCGGTGTTTTATAGCCGGGTATACAGGGCCAGTACGGATTTTTAACAAATTTCTTGTATTGGATGCTCAAATTGCGCCGGCTCCTGGTAGTGAGCTCATGCGGCCATAAAGATTCTGTTGTGCTTATAGGTGCAGGGGCCATCATTGTCGGCTGGCTCTATGGAGTGGGCGGCAATTGATCAGTTTTTGCACTATGGGCATATGCGCGTCTGATTATTCCGCATCTATGGATTCCGGCCCGGTGAAGGATCAATAAAACATATTCGCTTAACCTCCGCCCGGCTCATAAGCCACTTTTTGACTGACGATATAAACCGGATATATTATGTATTACGGATAAAACGCTAAAAATTCTGGACACGATCTGTGAAGATGCGCTTATATCAATTGGATGAACCCGTTTTCCAATTGCCGCTTTGAAAGGAGTGCGTGTTGTGTTGCCGCCCCCCGTTCGCATATCAAGTAGGCGTTATGTGAAGACCAAGGAGTTGTAGAAAATGATTGCTGGAAATGAATTTGTGGAAATAGCCGCTATTTTGGGCATTGCAACGCTTACCGGAATCATCGGGCAAAAATTGCGGCAGCCGTTGATCATCATGTTTCTGGCAACTGGCATTCTGGCTGGTCCCTCGGTTCTGGGCATTATACATAGTTATGAGCAAATTGAGCTTCTGGCCCATATCGGCATAGCCCTTCTGTTATTTATTGTCGGGCTGAAACTCGATCTGAATCTGATCCGTACCACAGGTCCCGTCGCCCTGGCGACCGGCCTCGGACAGATCGTGTTTACGTCTTTTATCGGGTTTATCATTGCCATTGCCATGGGCCTGTCTTATCTGAGTGCGGCTTATGTTTCGGTTGCGCTTACTTTTTCAAGCACGATCATTATCGTAAAGCTCCTGTCGGACAAAAAAGAAATCGACTCTCTCCATGGCCAGATTGCTATTGGCTTTCTAATTGTTCAGGATATCGCCGCCATTTTGGCTCTGGTCGTCTTGACGACATTGGGGGCATCTGTTGGCGGGGAG includes the following:
- a CDS encoding PAS domain-containing hybrid sensor histidine kinase/response regulator — encoded protein: MDSSPDCKNSQQQIQRLQEENNALKKQVKNLKDQRDTYRQLIENLNEVLYLTDFDATVTYITPNVEKISGYRPDEIIGRCYIDFVCPEDLPNRLDFFEKVASGKGVATEYRYLTKDGGYVWVMSNARGIFQNGEITGIQGMLVDITERKNMEQALQESEQRYRNILESIEDGFYEIDMDHKILFCNQALCRILGCSREELIGMPAKNFMDQKNRKKISRAVMSVNKTGEPWRFIDWELIGKDGSIRHIESSLTLVKDDQASPLKYRGIARDVTERKIAEKEKQRLQARLRHAHQMEAIGTLAGGIAHDFNNILSSVIGYAELTKDHLEKDSLPHQNLARINEAGLRAKDLIRQILTLARPIEEDARPVSVVSMIKEALKMLRSTLPSSIDLVENISDNNLMINADPTQLHQIIINLATNAKHAMENGVGTMTVTIEATRFDNSIQNRNPGLRPGDYAHIAVSDTGAGIPEKHINRIFEPYFTTREKGLGTGLGLSIVHGIVKSHNGYIEAESRVGKGSTFHVYFPLIRGKKPQPGNLNKTALPRGSECILLVDDELPIVEMEQQSLASLGYTIIARTSSMEALQAFKAQPGKIDLVITDMTMPTMTGDMLAREFKKLRPEMPIILCTGFSEHIEKKNGNPEIDAFLLKPVLRDKMAGTVRKVLDGAGNES